One Paenibacillus riograndensis SBR5 DNA segment encodes these proteins:
- a CDS encoding ABC transporter permease, which produces MKLFLTECRQTSKSMIYFVFIGVMLLFYFTQLSDFAGSDIAEMQNPSGYNSQNPLMKPPPDADNYGSREAEIPEQVMPAALNQLLSEYANNQYTTYPVGFYKNVKLSQKQQEKVAAIVKDITGQRPEDLMNKQDKFPILITYESFKVKMAELDTLLGGGSKYEESRLQEYGNTPVTYEEKLAEYHNFIQVDQVTGAYARLFCDYMGIVISLFSVFVPVAFLIRDRKAGVKELLYSRKYSSAGFILARYFALVTMLLLPVLLLSLIPLTQLALYGSRHHITVDLWAFAKYILAWLLPTLMTTTAVAFVLTTLTDTPIAIAVQLFWSYTDLLSGSSYIYGGHYGTQLAIRHNTLDNLQAMLDGLPALILNRSLYVLFSLLLVGITIVLYELKRRGKLDVYGHFHQIFRNRKSPIKADTLG; this is translated from the coding sequence ATGAAGCTATTTCTCACAGAATGCCGGCAAACCTCCAAAAGCATGATCTACTTTGTGTTTATTGGCGTCATGCTCCTGTTCTACTTCACCCAACTGAGTGATTTTGCAGGAAGTGATATCGCTGAAATGCAGAACCCGTCCGGGTACAACAGCCAAAATCCTCTAATGAAGCCTCCGCCGGATGCTGATAATTACGGGTCCCGGGAAGCAGAAATTCCGGAACAGGTTATGCCGGCAGCCCTAAATCAATTGCTAAGCGAATATGCAAATAATCAATACACCACCTATCCGGTCGGCTTCTATAAGAATGTGAAGTTAAGTCAGAAGCAACAGGAGAAAGTGGCTGCGATCGTAAAAGACATCACAGGACAACGTCCGGAAGATCTGATGAATAAGCAGGACAAGTTTCCCATTCTGATCACTTACGAATCGTTTAAAGTCAAAATGGCCGAGCTCGATACCCTGCTGGGAGGAGGATCAAAATACGAAGAAAGCAGACTTCAAGAGTATGGAAACACCCCTGTTACTTACGAAGAAAAACTGGCGGAATACCATAATTTTATTCAAGTTGACCAGGTAACCGGTGCCTACGCCCGACTATTTTGTGATTATATGGGCATCGTAATCTCTTTATTTTCTGTTTTTGTACCCGTGGCCTTCTTAATCAGAGACCGAAAAGCCGGGGTCAAGGAGCTGCTTTATTCCCGCAAATACAGTTCAGCAGGCTTTATTCTGGCGAGGTATTTTGCACTGGTAACGATGCTGCTGCTTCCCGTCCTGTTATTGTCGCTCATTCCGCTGACTCAGCTGGCTCTGTATGGGAGCAGACACCATATCACAGTCGATTTATGGGCTTTTGCCAAATACATTTTGGCCTGGCTGCTCCCCACGCTGATGACAACCACAGCGGTAGCATTTGTATTGACAACGCTGACCGATACCCCCATTGCCATAGCGGTGCAGCTATTTTGGAGCTATACGGATTTACTCTCAGGCAGCTCCTATATTTACGGTGGACACTACGGTACACAGTTAGCTATCCGCCACAATACGTTGGACAATTTGCAGGCCATGCTGGATGGATTACCCGCCCTCATATTGAACAGAAGCCTTTATGTGCTGTTTTCGCTGCTTCTGGTAGGTATAACCATTGTGCTGTATGAGCTTAAGAGAAGGGGGAAGCTGGATGTCTATGGCCATTTTCACCAAATATTCAGAAATCGCAAAAGCCCAATTAAAGCTGACACTCTGGGTTAA
- a CDS encoding ABC transporter ATP-binding protein: protein MKPEIIIDHLSKNFGKREALRDVSLHIQPGMFGLLGRNGAGKTTLMRVLATLLHKSGGSVTVCGIPIEQSKEVRKLIGYLPQDFSIYPGMTVYAAMNYLGILSELPKAARKERIFALLKRVNLEDCLNLKVKALSGGMKRRLGIAQAILHDPQILIVDEPTAGLDPEERIRFRDLLCEIAENRIVILSTHIVEDIEKTCQNIAVLDKGQIIYQGALQHFIGNERGLEEAYMKQMGEHQR, encoded by the coding sequence TTGAAACCTGAAATTATCATAGATCATCTATCTAAAAATTTTGGAAAAAGAGAAGCGCTACGGGATGTTTCACTACATATTCAACCCGGCATGTTCGGACTCCTTGGCAGAAACGGCGCCGGAAAAACGACCTTGATGAGGGTACTCGCGACCCTGCTTCATAAATCAGGCGGATCGGTTACGGTATGCGGCATTCCCATTGAACAATCAAAGGAAGTCAGGAAGCTCATCGGATATTTGCCTCAGGATTTCTCCATCTATCCCGGTATGACTGTGTACGCGGCCATGAATTATCTGGGAATATTATCAGAGTTACCCAAAGCGGCAAGGAAAGAACGGATATTCGCTCTCTTAAAACGGGTCAACCTCGAAGATTGCCTGAACCTCAAGGTAAAAGCATTATCGGGAGGAATGAAACGCCGGCTAGGCATTGCACAGGCCATTCTGCATGATCCCCAAATCTTGATTGTGGATGAACCTACCGCCGGGCTTGACCCCGAAGAGCGGATAAGGTTCCGCGATTTACTCTGTGAAATAGCAGAGAATAGAATCGTTATCCTGTCTACCCATATTGTAGAGGACATTGAAAAGACCTGTCAGAACATTGCTGTTCTGGACAAGGGCCAAATCATTTATCAGGGAGCACTGCAGCATTTCATCGGAAATGAACGTGGTCTGGAAGAAGCTTATATGAAACAGATGGGAGAACATCAACGATGA